The following proteins are co-located in the Pseudomonas fluorescens genome:
- a CDS encoding universal stress protein — translation MPNEHSYKHILVAVDLTEECDPVIKRAQASAIANGAKLSLVHIVEPMAMAFGGDVPMDLSQLQQQQFDQAKERLDRLILKYPEVTKENSHLTYGQPRQEIHHLAKEQNCDLIVVGSHGRHGLALLLGSTANDVLHGAPCDVLAVKLVKSA, via the coding sequence ATGCCCAACGAACATTCCTACAAACATATCCTGGTCGCTGTCGATCTGACCGAAGAGTGCGACCCGGTTATCAAGCGCGCGCAGGCTTCAGCAATCGCCAACGGTGCCAAGCTGTCACTCGTGCATATCGTCGAGCCCATGGCCATGGCCTTTGGTGGCGACGTGCCCATGGACCTTTCCCAGTTGCAGCAACAGCAGTTTGACCAGGCCAAAGAGCGCCTGGATCGCTTGATCCTGAAGTACCCGGAAGTGACCAAGGAAAACTCCCATCTCACCTACGGCCAGCCGCGCCAGGAAATCCACCACTTGGCCAAAGAGCAGAACTGCGACCTGATCGTGGTCGGCAGCCATGGTCGTCATGGCCTGGCGTTGTTGCTGGGCTCTACCGCCAATGACGTGCTGCACGGCGCGCCGTGTGATGTGCTGGCGGTGAAGCTGGTAAAAAGCGCTTAA
- the fadB gene encoding fatty acid oxidation complex subunit alpha FadB, with translation MIYEGKAITVKALESGIVELKFDLKGESVNKFNRLTLNELRQAVDTIKADASVKGVIVSSGKDVFIVGADITEFVDNFKLPDAELVAGNLEANKIFSDFEDLNVPTVAAINGIALGGGLEMCLAADFRVMSATAKIGLPEVKLGIYPGFGGTVRLPRLIGADNAIEWIAAGKENRAEDALKVGAVDAVVAPDKLAEAALNLIKGAISGEFDYKAKRQPKLEKLKLNAIEQMMSFETAKGFVAGQAGPNYPAPVEAIKTIQKAANFGRDKALEVEAAGFVKLAKTSAAQSLIGLFLNDQELKKKAKAYDEIAKDVKQAAVLGAGIMGGGIAYQSASKGTPILMKDINEHGIEQGLAEAAKLLVGRVDKGRMTAAKMAEVLNGIRPTLSYGDFGHVDLVVEAVVENPKVKQAVLAEVEAQVKDDTILASNTSTISISLLAKALKRPENFVGMHFFNPVHMMPLVEVIRGEKSSELAVATTVAYAKKMGKNPIVVNDCPGFLVNRVLFPYFGGFAKLVSAGVDFVRIDKVMEKFGWPMGPAYLMDVVGIDTGHHGRDVMAEGFPDRMKDDRRSAIDALYEAKRLGQKNGKGFYAYEADKKGKQKKVADPSVHEVLAPVIYEQREVSDEDIINWMMIALCLETVRCLEDGIVETAAEADMGLVYGIGFPPFRGGALRYIDSIGVAEFVALADKYADLGPLYHPTAKLREMAKNGQSFFG, from the coding sequence ATGATTTACGAAGGTAAAGCCATCACGGTTAAGGCTCTTGAAAGTGGCATCGTCGAATTGAAGTTCGACCTCAAGGGTGAGTCCGTCAACAAGTTCAACCGTCTAACCCTGAATGAATTGCGTCAGGCCGTAGACACCATCAAAGCAGATGCTTCGGTCAAGGGCGTGATCGTCTCCAGCGGCAAGGACGTGTTTATCGTCGGCGCTGACATCACCGAATTCGTCGACAACTTCAAGCTGCCCGATGCCGAGCTGGTGGCTGGCAACCTCGAAGCCAACAAGATTTTCAGCGATTTTGAAGACCTCAACGTGCCGACCGTTGCCGCGATCAATGGCATCGCGTTGGGCGGCGGCCTGGAAATGTGCCTGGCCGCAGACTTCCGCGTCATGTCGGCTACCGCCAAAATCGGCTTGCCTGAAGTCAAACTGGGCATTTACCCAGGTTTTGGCGGCACCGTACGCCTGCCGCGCCTGATCGGTGCCGACAACGCCATCGAGTGGATTGCCGCCGGCAAGGAAAACCGTGCTGAAGACGCGCTGAAAGTCGGCGCCGTCGATGCCGTGGTTGCTCCGGACAAACTGGCCGAAGCCGCACTGAACCTGATCAAAGGCGCCATCAGCGGCGAATTTGACTACAAGGCCAAGCGTCAGCCGAAACTCGAAAAACTCAAGCTCAACGCCATCGAACAAATGATGTCGTTCGAAACCGCTAAAGGTTTCGTGGCTGGCCAGGCTGGCCCGAACTACCCGGCGCCGGTTGAAGCGATCAAGACCATCCAGAAAGCTGCGAACTTCGGTCGCGACAAAGCCCTGGAAGTGGAAGCTGCAGGCTTCGTCAAACTGGCGAAAACCTCGGCTGCCCAGAGCCTGATCGGTCTGTTCCTGAACGATCAGGAGCTGAAGAAAAAGGCCAAGGCCTACGACGAAATCGCCAAAGACGTGAAACAGGCTGCCGTACTCGGCGCCGGTATCATGGGTGGCGGTATCGCCTATCAGTCGGCGTCCAAAGGCACGCCGATCCTGATGAAAGACATCAACGAACACGGTATCGAGCAGGGCCTGGCGGAAGCCGCCAAGCTGCTGGTGGGCCGCGTTGACAAGGGCCGCATGACGGCTGCGAAAATGGCCGAAGTGCTTAACGGCATTCGTCCTACGCTGTCCTATGGTGATTTCGGTCACGTCGACCTGGTGGTCGAAGCCGTTGTCGAGAACCCTAAGGTCAAGCAGGCTGTATTGGCCGAAGTGGAAGCCCAGGTTAAAGACGACACCATCCTGGCTTCGAACACCTCGACAATTTCCATCAGCTTGCTGGCCAAGGCCCTCAAGCGTCCGGAAAACTTCGTCGGCATGCACTTCTTCAACCCGGTGCACATGATGCCGCTGGTGGAAGTGATCCGTGGCGAGAAGTCCAGCGAGCTGGCGGTTGCTACGACCGTTGCCTACGCCAAGAAAATGGGCAAGAACCCGATCGTGGTCAACGACTGCCCGGGCTTCCTGGTCAACCGCGTACTGTTCCCGTACTTCGGCGGTTTCGCCAAGCTGGTCAGCGCCGGTGTGGATTTCGTGCGCATCGACAAGGTCATGGAAAAATTCGGCTGGCCAATGGGCCCGGCGTACCTGATGGACGTGGTCGGCATCGACACCGGCCACCATGGTCGTGACGTAATGGCTGAAGGCTTTCCGGACCGCATGAAAGACGACCGCCGTTCGGCGATCGACGCGCTCTACGAGGCCAAGCGCCTGGGCCAGAAGAATGGCAAAGGTTTCTACGCCTACGAGGCCGACAAGAAGGGCAAGCAGAAGAAAGTGGCCGACCCGTCGGTTCACGAAGTGCTCGCGCCGGTTATCTACGAGCAGCGTGAGGTGTCCGACGAGGACATCATCAACTGGATGATGATCGCCCTGTGCCTGGAAACCGTGCGTTGCCTGGAAGACGGCATCGTTGAAACCGCCGCCGAAGCCGATATGGGCCTGGTGTACGGTATTGGTTTCCCTCCATTCCGTGGTGGTGCGCTGCGTTACATCGACTCGATCGGTGTGGCCGAGTTCGTTGCCCTGGCTGACAAATACGCTGATTTGGGCCCGCTGTACCACCCGACCGCGAAGCTGCGTGAAATGGCCAAAAATGGCCAGAGCTTCTTCGGTTAA